Below is a genomic region from Helianthus annuus cultivar XRQ/B chromosome 2, HanXRQr2.0-SUNRISE, whole genome shotgun sequence.
attcttgtgttgttatgcttgttgtttgttgtttgctagtaaaaatgatatggatcatcatatggacttgctagatcatgattaaagacatgaactagcaagatgggAAAAGTAAgaatgttgtggatgatggaattatccacacataaactatgaacttgaataaataaatgttttcttgaaaaataaagatcaaagtaggttataatcttgtagatctaaagatccatgagtggtttttcggaagaaccaagtgaaaagtatgagttttgataaaacttggatcttacataaactaatcatatttttggTGAGTAAACAAGTATAGAAACgcttgtgtaataagaaaatttcacaaagaaacatttttagaaaatatgactagaagttgtgaatattcaaactctttaaaaataaagtttttaaagaaccaatcacatttttaaaggtaacaacacttactaagtatgctagtaagttactacatgtttgTATAAAtcttcaagttcataagtttatggtttatgcttatttttgacAAGTTGGTAAATAGagattgtatgttgatgattgattcaatgattttacaaaaaaatgatatgctagtaagcatggacgcctccatttacaaaggaaactctggcgaaatttttctaaaatttcaacacttagaaaatatttttctaacaagtgttatgaatatatttttaacttgattttcaaaataaactttgcCATCATTTTTATTGCAAAAATACTAAGTGCTGGAGgttgattttcataaataaaatttgataaatatatatatatatatatatatatatatatatatatatatatatatatatatatatatatatatatatatatatatatatatatatatatatatatgtagaatatatattatactaaaacgcttgtgtgattgtttgtttattttgtaaactagttatattattgTTAGGGTAAAATGATATAACTTATGTATACCATGAAATTAcaattccaaaataataccaaaactctCACAAAATAAATGTTTAAGTTACGCATTTATTATTGCAACGCGAACGCTAAAACGTAAATATTGTGTATTTCAAAAAAGTACTCTTATACGTATATATTTGGTAAAAtgttattttggaaaatgtatgaaataaaatataatatttttgggaaaaatatgtatattttgaattaagaggttttagacaaataatttaaatatatttttctaagtaggacttaaaatatatttttcagaaATTACAAGTGTAcgtgtataaatacccccatccttgggaaggaaatacacatataaaatacttgagaagtgtggataggaaatagttgcctaactatttttcctaaatacaaaagttaagttaaaataattaatattattttaacaagtggCCAAACTTgatataatatcaaagtaacgcaattcaaaacactaaaccctaagccaaagcacggcccatccgtctaataggcattagtacgtgtaggtcgtcgcgtagCAGACCGAGTTTGGATTGACGACTATTTCAGGAGACGCACTtatgtgagttcatgttcccccttttctctttactattttcagttttatacttcgggggtgaaatacatgcgacaattattacaaacatttatttacatggtatggttagcgtagggagggtttactactagatcatgtgaggggtgggtacaacacttaaggccatcaatcctcgtcgttaggaccgagggacataagagtgatagatctattggggtgtagcgagcccacacccgtgaggccgggtggcgcatagaggtgactgtgtcttacagccgaagcccggtaacaaatttgctaggtttgagtcttcctgcaccttttcacacataccagtggctttgcaacccattggtggtctctttttccttattgctacataccacgGACTTTTACtcatacatgaaaggtttatacatactcacttttacatgaactcgctcaacttttgttgatttttcaaactacatgtatttcaggaaattaatggatctggcgaagtgtgcaatcgtgtcaagctgcgtagggaataatgatgtcatccaggtttaggaggtgtaacccttacctggacgggttacatatccttaaaccatgttttttaTTCATGTCTTTTGTTGTGTAATGTGAACACGTTTTAAATTATGTCAAGGTTGTAACTTGTTTTATATGTCGacttttaaacaatgttgttgtggTAACTTAAATTCAATGAATTGATGATCATCATGTGTTTTAtcttcatatagcattgttatgattgttgctatggtattaagacgtcacaccaaataaacccacgcttccacaaaagccagggtgtgacagcttggtatcagagcctcgatcatagagaactaggattctttctcgagtctagactatgatcactaggactctcacgaaaacatttttacattgcattcaataaacgtccagatccagggcacaaaacatttttacaaataaaagggCACAAAATAcactttttttcaaaattcatggttcagtcttagagactgagggagttcagccttagaggctggggaggttcagtcttagagactgaggggtctAATCTTAGAGATTgtggaggtttagtcttagagactgggagttagtcttagagaccagggagttagtctgagaggctagggagttcagtctgagagactaggagggtAGTCTAGGGAGACTAGGAGGATTACTTGTTTATTTTattgtgacttacatgtttatttgatttcatgttgatatgggtgcatatgtgtggttgtgttacagacaccatggtttCTTCTTCCGACACAGGAGTATCCGACACAGTGGACCCCATGGCGATTGTGTCAGACGATGAGATACCATCAGAGGGAGACGTGTATATGTCAGACACCACGAGTATAGATGACGACGATTTTCAGCCTTTCGCTCTGCCAGACATCGGAGTTGAGGTTCAGCCTGCTGATGGCATTCCTGCTGGGGATCTACCTCTTGCGGTGATCCCTACTCCCGTTCTGCTTGCAGCTTTCCCCGTGGCGGATGCGCCACTCGATGTCGTATCTGATGACGACATTGATCTGTTCGAGGAGGGTCCCCCTGAGTACGACTATGAGGGCGGGGCTCCGATTGATGTTGATGTTATCCTTCCTATTTCTGAGGCCCCTGTAGAGGAGCCACCTCTTGGTTCACCTGTTCCAGACTCAttggagtctgtggcatccgcgtCTTTGCATGACCAGGGTGTGCAGCATCACTCTCCTGACGCTGACCCCGACGTAGCGATGTCAGCTGCACCTGGTCCGTCACACGAGTTTGAGTTTGACCATGAGATCGATGACGACTTTGATCCAGTTTTTCCTTCTGATTTCAATCCTGATCATAAGATCAAGTTTATTCATATGGACCAGCCCTTAGAGGCGCCCGTGGCTCCTATTGATCTGTTGTTTGACATCCCTGCCGACTTCGATATGGACCTTGTTGACCCCGAGCATGTCATGGCCCAGAGCCTGTTGTTGCTCCTGATCCTGCACCCGAGCCCGACCCTGTTCTTGATGATGCACCAGCCTTTGCACCACCCATTGCTGACCTTCCCATTGTTGCACCACCAGTGGTGGATGATCCTATTGTTGATGCACCTTTGCCTGATCCCGTGCCGGTATTGGTTGACCGTGCACCTTTCGCCACTCACATAGATCCTCGTTATGCTGACACCCGTAACGGGTTGATCGAGATGATGACAACTACCCACCGTTTGTACTACCCGTCACCTCTCCCGTAGCACCCGTTTCTGCAACTATTGAgattccattgtttcccccacacATCACAGACGTCCATCGCACTGATCTCCCCATTACATTcctccaggacataccgccacctcgtCCTGGAGAGGGTTCATTGAGGCAGCCACCTGCTTTCATTCCTTCCGTGTCATTATCTTTTCTGTTCCTGTCACAGTTTCCTCATACTACACCATGTTTCATACCGTCGGGCGAGCCGTTTTTGTGGACTACGCCCCATGTTATGCCATTATCTGACCCGCACCACCCATTTCATGTGGGGTACACTACGGAGGATATACTTGCGTCGCTGCAACTACAGTAGGACGCACTGAGCCGTCGTATTCAGGAGTTAGAGAGAGCTCCACGTCTGCCTTGTCACTGTCAGACCCCCTTTGCAGCACCACACACTCCCCGTCCGCTTTCCCCTAACTCGGATGTTCGTTTCCTCACATCCGAGCAGTAGATTGCCTATCTGATACGCGTCTGTCATGCACTTGAGGAGGACTGGATGCACATGCGTCGTTTTCTGTtctctcattttcctcctcctcctccgccatcagcatagatATTTTTGGTTTGATGCAGGTTGATCATTTTGGTGAGAAAGTCGCGATTGAGCCAGCATACGAAGACTTTTGAGAGACCACACTTTTTGTATATGATATGTGTAGTTTGACTTGTATTTTGAGGGTGATGTGACCCTATGATATCATTGGATGTATGATGTACTATTAAACATGTAAAATAATATTGTGGTCGTGATTAATGAAGCTCAATGGCAATGTTCTCACTACATGCTTTGTTGAATTATATGTTTTAAtgttataacatgagatgttatatgcttgATGAATGTTACTATATATGCATATTTattatacttactatgacctgaccgacatgatcatcttttagaagatgcctccacgacgcgacgcGCTATAGCCTAGTATGCGGCCTCCCATGCAGAGACAAGCGGAAATATctcgaacaacaacggcaataacaatccacccaataGTAATGTTAAGTCGCTCGAGATATattacgatacatttggatatttctaGCACATctgctaataccatttgtaaattctaacgtatgtgcagggtgcacctacaagcaattcCTCGACTGTAAGCCCGTGAATTTCAACGACACTagaggtgctgttgcgtttgtcaggtgggctgaaaagacagactctgtcctaaggatgagcaagtgcgctcccgagcaacaagtgacctacatctcagggctgtttctggatggtgccctatcgtggtggaatctgcaagtgcaaactttGGGAGAAGCGGCAGCTTATGCATTAACCTGGgctgagctgaaagagctcatgaggAGAAAGTATTGCTCGCGTGCTGAAATACAGAAGCTagaaactgagttttggcaccTAAGAATGGAAGGCCCCAAGATTGCAgaatatgttcaaaggtttcacgatttgtcccatgtagtgccgtacatg
It encodes:
- the LOC118485452 gene encoding magnetosome-associated protein MamJ-like; amino-acid sequence: MVSSSDTGVSDTVDPMAIVSDDEIPSEGDVYMSDTTSIDDDDFQPFALPDIGVEVQPADGIPAGDLPLAVIPTPVLLAAFPVADAPLDVVSDDDIDLFEEGPPEYDYEGGAPIDVDVILPISEAPVEEPPLGSPVPDSLESVASASLHDQGVQHHSPDADPDVAMSAAPGPSHEFEFDHEIDDDFDPVFPSDFNPDHKIKFIHMDQPLEAPPVVAPDPAPEPDPVLDDAPAFAPPIADLPIVAPPVVDDPIVDAPLPDPVPVLVDRAPFATHIDPRYADTRNGLIEMMTTTHRLYYPSPLP